In a genomic window of Methanosarcina horonobensis HB-1 = JCM 15518:
- the rrp41 gene encoding exosome complex exonuclease Rrp41, translating into MSNKPENLTLITDDGLRLDGRRADEIRPMKIEIGVLSRADGSCYLEWGRNKILVGVFGPREAHPRRSQRADAAVIRYRYNMASFSVEDRARPGPSRRSIEISKVSREAFEPVIMAELFPKTAIDIFVEVLQADAGTRTAAINASSIALADAGIPMKGLITSCAFGKVDGQIVLDLNKEEDNYGEADFPVAMTQDGEITLIQMDGHLTPEEIKKGLELVKKGCKEILEIQQAVLRKKFETPVEEISEETAEVEKEGEKEEPESVPEAVVVEEALEETEEPGAEISEESVESAVLASEVIPDFEEELEEEVEEEFETEEEEFEEEAFEEEAKPEEDLEEDLEEDLEEDLGEELEEEEFEEEALEDEAEFEASFEAAPELKEFDEIEARLEREAASREAEEEIGLETEEISGEEISEEAEVEETIVSEKPVEPETEVEPEVETEGVSTEAVETEEEPEEEPEEEKSEGPWKVVKDPSEAGTRGEKDE; encoded by the coding sequence ATGAGTAATAAACCTGAAAATTTAACATTAATCACTGACGATGGGCTGCGCCTTGATGGGAGACGTGCAGATGAGATAAGGCCCATGAAAATTGAGATCGGCGTACTTTCACGAGCCGACGGTTCATGTTATCTTGAATGGGGAAGGAACAAGATCCTGGTAGGTGTATTTGGCCCCAGGGAAGCTCATCCCCGCCGCAGCCAGCGCGCAGATGCGGCAGTTATCCGTTACAGATATAATATGGCATCATTCTCCGTGGAAGACCGCGCTCGTCCGGGACCCAGCAGGCGGAGCATCGAAATTTCAAAGGTTTCCAGGGAAGCTTTCGAACCTGTGATTATGGCCGAGCTGTTTCCGAAAACAGCAATTGATATTTTTGTAGAAGTGCTTCAGGCTGACGCAGGGACAAGAACAGCAGCAATCAATGCTTCAAGCATAGCCCTTGCAGACGCCGGAATTCCCATGAAGGGACTCATTACCTCCTGTGCCTTCGGGAAAGTTGACGGGCAGATTGTGCTTGACCTTAACAAAGAAGAGGACAACTATGGAGAAGCTGATTTCCCTGTAGCAATGACCCAGGACGGAGAAATTACCCTTATCCAGATGGACGGGCACCTGACTCCTGAAGAAATCAAGAAGGGCCTGGAACTCGTAAAGAAGGGCTGCAAGGAGATTCTTGAAATCCAGCAGGCAGTCCTGAGAAAGAAGTTTGAGACCCCTGTTGAAGAAATTTCTGAAGAAACAGCAGAAGTTGAGAAAGAAGGCGAAAAAGAAGAACCAGAGTCTGTTCCTGAAGCAGTAGTTGTTGAAGAAGCGCTTGAGGAAACCGAAGAACCTGGAGCAGAGATCTCAGAAGAATCAGTTGAATCAGCAGTCCTTGCCAGCGAGGTAATTCCTGACTTTGAAGAAGAACTCGAAGAAGAGGTTGAAGAAGAGTTCGAAACCGAAGAAGAGGAGTTTGAAGAGGAAGCTTTTGAGGAAGAAGCTAAGCCTGAAGAGGATTTAGAGGAAGATTTGGAGGAAGATTTAGAGGAAGATTTGGGAGAAGAGCTCGAGGAGGAAGAATTTGAAGAGGAAGCTCTCGAAGACGAAGCTGAATTTGAAGCCTCTTTTGAAGCTGCTCCTGAACTGAAAGAGTTTGACGAGATTGAAGCCAGGCTCGAGAGAGAAGCTGCTTCCAGAGAAGCTGAAGAGGAAATAGGACTCGAAACCGAGGAAATTTCCGGGGAAGAGATCTCAGAAGAAGCTGAAGTTGAGGAAACCATTGTCTCAGAAAAACCTGTAGAACCAGAGACTGAGGTCGAACCTGAGGTTGAAACCGAAGGAGTTTCCACTGAAGCAGTAGAAACAGAAGAAGAACCTGAAGAAGAACCTGAAGAAGAAAAGTCCGAAGGTCCCTGGAAGGTAGTAAAAGACCCCTCTGAAGCCGGAACCAGGGGTGAAAAAGATGAGTGA
- the rrp4 gene encoding exosome complex RNA-binding protein Rrp4: MDKKIVIPGDLLSENQKKAGYGTYVKNDKIYSSLCGIENRKEDKVGVIPLAGAYIPSVNDVVIGIVIVVTPSNWILDIAAPYDGLLHVSEYPRRVESREMPEILDVGDSVILRVKDVDSSMKIELALRDPNLHKLKTGQIVEVEPVKVPRVIGHGGSMISMLKKETNCSIFVGQNGRIWIDGKDEDIELLSKALRKIEAEAQRSGLTDRIYNFLKNERMKKKESKPVKFFKNEKKGVSVAKEDHSEDIYRKIDVLLDPKD; the protein is encoded by the coding sequence ATGGATAAAAAAATAGTGATCCCTGGTGACCTGTTATCCGAGAACCAGAAAAAAGCCGGATACGGGACGTATGTCAAGAACGACAAGATCTATTCTTCGCTTTGCGGTATTGAGAACCGTAAAGAGGATAAAGTTGGAGTGATCCCACTTGCAGGAGCGTATATCCCCTCAGTGAATGATGTGGTGATAGGGATCGTTATTGTGGTTACTCCATCCAACTGGATACTGGATATTGCAGCGCCTTACGACGGTCTGCTCCATGTATCCGAATATCCTAGAAGAGTCGAATCCCGAGAAATGCCTGAAATTCTGGATGTAGGCGATTCTGTAATTCTCAGGGTAAAAGATGTGGATAGCTCCATGAAAATAGAGCTCGCTCTGAGGGATCCGAACCTTCATAAACTCAAAACAGGTCAGATTGTTGAAGTTGAGCCTGTGAAAGTTCCCCGTGTAATAGGACACGGCGGTTCCATGATCTCAATGCTGAAGAAAGAGACAAACTGCAGCATTTTCGTAGGCCAGAACGGCAGAATATGGATCGATGGAAAGGATGAGGATATAGAGCTTTTGAGCAAAGCTCTCCGGAAAATCGAAGCTGAAGCCCAGCGTTCCGGGTTGACAGACCGGATCTACAATTTTTTGAAAAATGAACGGATGAAAAAGAAAGAGTCCAAGCCCGTTAAATTTTTTAAAAATGAGAAGAAAGGTGTGAGTGTGGCAAAGGAAGATCATTCCGAAGACATATACAGGAAGATCGATGTACTGCTGGACCCGAAGGATTGA
- a CDS encoding ribosome assembly factor SBDS — translation MVSLDEAVTARLKRGSKHFEVLVEPEGALAYKRGEEVNLENILAVETIFEDANRGDRAAESDILNSFETTDPFEIAAVILKSGELQLTAEQRKRMLEEKKKKVIYTISRNAINPQTRAPHPPARIERAMEEAKVHIDPLKSVDQLVAITMKAIRPLIPIRFEEINIAVKIPPEYAPKAYGDISKAGTITKEEWQRDGSWIAVVRIPAGVQTDFYALINHLTKGEAQTKLL, via the coding sequence ATGGTGTCCCTGGACGAGGCAGTGACTGCCCGGCTCAAAAGAGGCAGCAAACATTTCGAAGTCCTGGTAGAACCCGAAGGGGCTCTGGCCTATAAGCGAGGTGAAGAAGTAAACCTCGAAAACATTCTGGCAGTTGAAACTATCTTCGAAGATGCAAACAGAGGGGACCGGGCAGCGGAGTCCGATATTCTCAACTCTTTTGAGACAACCGACCCCTTTGAGATTGCTGCCGTGATCCTGAAAAGCGGAGAGCTTCAGCTTACCGCTGAGCAGAGAAAACGAATGCTTGAAGAGAAAAAGAAAAAGGTTATCTATACCATTTCCAGAAATGCTATAAACCCTCAGACTAGAGCACCACACCCTCCCGCAAGGATAGAAAGAGCAATGGAAGAGGCAAAGGTGCACATAGACCCTTTAAAAAGCGTGGATCAGCTGGTAGCCATTACAATGAAAGCCATTCGCCCGCTTATCCCTATACGCTTTGAAGAAATTAATATTGCTGTAAAAATCCCTCCCGAGTATGCCCCCAAAGCATATGGAGATATTTCCAAAGCCGGAACCATTACGAAGGAAGAATGGCAGCGTGACGGCTCATGGATTGCAGTGGTAAGGATTCCTGCAGGAGTCCAGACTGATTTTTACGCTCTTATAAATCATCTCACAAAGGGAGAGGCTCAGACTAAACTTTTATAA
- the psmA gene encoding archaeal proteasome endopeptidase complex subunit alpha: MQMAPQMGYDRAITVFSPDGRLFQVEYAREAVKRGTTAVGIKAADGVVLLVDKRITSRLVEAESIEKIFQIDDHIGAATSGLVADARSLVDRARVEAQVNRVSYDEPIGVEVISKKICDHKQTYTQYGGVRPYGTALLIAGVDDNKPRLFETDPSGALLEYKATAIGAGRNAVVEVFEADYREDMNIDAAILLGMDALYKAAEGKFDAGTLEVGVVSLQDKKFRKLGPEEVENYVQQILEKHKGTESKE; the protein is encoded by the coding sequence ATGCAGATGGCACCACAGATGGGTTATGACAGGGCAATCACGGTTTTCAGCCCTGACGGAAGACTTTTCCAGGTAGAATATGCCCGCGAAGCGGTCAAAAGGGGAACAACAGCCGTAGGAATTAAGGCAGCCGATGGGGTAGTGCTGCTGGTTGACAAGAGAATAACAAGCAGGCTTGTGGAAGCCGAATCAATCGAAAAAATATTCCAGATTGACGATCATATTGGAGCCGCAACCTCAGGGCTTGTGGCAGATGCCCGCTCTCTTGTCGACAGGGCCCGTGTGGAAGCCCAGGTAAACAGGGTTTCTTATGACGAACCCATAGGTGTGGAGGTTATCTCCAAGAAAATCTGTGACCACAAGCAGACATACACCCAGTACGGAGGAGTTCGCCCGTACGGAACTGCACTCCTGATCGCAGGCGTGGACGATAACAAGCCAAGACTCTTTGAGACCGATCCGAGCGGCGCTCTCCTTGAGTACAAGGCAACAGCCATAGGCGCAGGTAGAAATGCAGTTGTTGAGGTCTTTGAGGCAGACTACAGGGAAGATATGAATATTGATGCTGCTATCCTCCTTGGTATGGATGCGCTCTACAAAGCTGCTGAAGGCAAGTTTGATGCCGGAACCCTTGAAGTGGGTGTTGTGTCCCTTCAGGATAAGAAGTTCAGGAAATTAGGCCCTGAAGAAGTTGAGAACTATGTTCAGCAGATCCTTGAGAAGCACAAGGGAACCGAAAGCAAAGAATAA
- a CDS encoding Rpp14/Pop5 family protein: protein MKRLLPSLRAKKRYLAFELISEEPASRSDIVKEVISSASSLLGDVTTSDCDIKVLGFENGKGIIQCSHTKVKETRASLAAFTRINGRRATLHVLGTSGTVKRATEKFLQNESKLSS, encoded by the coding sequence TTGAAGCGCCTGCTTCCTTCACTCCGCGCTAAAAAGCGCTATCTTGCTTTTGAGCTGATCTCAGAAGAGCCTGCGAGTAGAAGTGACATTGTTAAAGAAGTTATCTCTTCTGCGTCATCATTACTTGGAGATGTTACTACCAGCGACTGCGATATTAAGGTACTGGGATTTGAAAATGGAAAAGGAATCATCCAGTGCTCCCACACAAAGGTTAAGGAAACAAGAGCCTCTCTTGCTGCTTTTACCCGCATTAACGGAAGAAGGGCAACTCTCCATGTACTGGGAACTTCCGGTACTGTTAAAAGGGCTACGGAGAAGTTTCTGCAGAATGAAAGTAAATTAAGCTCCTGA
- the rnp3 gene encoding ribonuclease P protein component 3 has protein sequence MGKPKFYDFCVHAAPDGDNTIEELASLARHFGYSGIALANHSDKLPDKKPPLPSIEGFEVFRGIELVEENPSKLHGLIGKFRNSTDVLIVHGGSEAVNRAALENSRVDILNHPAFDRSSGLNQVLAKAAAENGVAIGITLRPLLHSRGSRRIRMLSDLKANLELARKYEFSLVLCSDAMSCFDLRSPMETLAFAEVCGLEEDEAFDAISTVPENILKKNRPGPGYVREGIEVLEGGDIF, from the coding sequence TTGGGTAAACCTAAGTTTTATGATTTTTGCGTTCATGCAGCTCCGGACGGGGATAATACTATTGAGGAGCTAGCTTCCCTTGCCCGGCATTTTGGATATAGCGGGATTGCACTTGCTAACCATTCTGACAAACTCCCTGATAAGAAACCGCCTCTGCCTTCGATCGAGGGTTTTGAGGTCTTCAGGGGAATTGAGCTTGTGGAAGAGAACCCTTCGAAGCTTCACGGTTTGATTGGAAAATTCAGGAACTCAACGGATGTCCTGATTGTTCACGGAGGCTCCGAAGCAGTCAACAGGGCTGCGCTTGAAAATTCCAGAGTAGATATCCTGAATCATCCGGCTTTTGACAGGAGCAGTGGATTAAACCAGGTGCTGGCAAAAGCAGCTGCTGAAAACGGGGTTGCAATAGGCATTACCCTGAGACCTCTTTTACATTCCAGGGGTTCAAGGCGCATTCGTATGCTGTCCGACCTTAAGGCAAATCTTGAGCTTGCCAGAAAATACGAGTTTTCTCTTGTACTGTGCAGTGATGCCATGTCTTGCTTTGATCTGCGCTCCCCTATGGAAACTCTTGCTTTTGCTGAGGTCTGCGGGCTTGAAGAAGATGAGGCGTTTGATGCTATAAGTACTGTTCCGGAAAATATTCTGAAAAAGAACCGCCCAGGTCCCGGGTATGTAAGGGAAGGAATTGAAGTTCTTGAAGGAGGGGATATCTTTTGA
- a CDS encoding RNA-binding protein translates to MIHHITMRVIAHATEDTSRVREALDFFLSGACVKEGSKLVEELQAEGHHGNPITILSVQLKKKAECLNFARFVRRNFSEEDVDMLREEMPERLDDDMVFHLRFDKQAAYLQQVKLTNSSDAIIAKVKIETYPKNREKAGAIVEELFG, encoded by the coding sequence GTGATTCACCACATAACAATGCGTGTGATCGCCCACGCAACCGAAGACACATCCAGAGTCCGCGAGGCTCTGGATTTTTTTTTATCCGGTGCCTGCGTAAAGGAAGGGAGCAAACTCGTAGAGGAGCTCCAGGCTGAAGGGCACCACGGAAATCCTATTACTATCCTTAGCGTGCAGCTTAAAAAGAAGGCAGAATGCCTGAACTTTGCCCGTTTTGTCCGGAGAAATTTTTCGGAAGAAGATGTGGACATGCTCAGGGAAGAAATGCCTGAAAGGCTGGACGATGATATGGTTTTTCACCTCCGCTTCGACAAGCAGGCTGCATACTTGCAGCAGGTAAAACTGACAAACTCCTCGGATGCAATCATTGCAAAGGTCAAGATCGAGACCTACCCGAAGAACAGGGAGAAAGCCGGAGCCATAGTGGAGGAATTGTTTGGGTAA
- a CDS encoding 50S ribosomal protein L15e has translation MVKSFYGYVRDAWKNPDETYVNELRWERLQVWRKQGSVTRIERPTRIDRARSLGYKAKQGIVVARVNVRRGGLGHVRPNRGRRTQKLGKNKVSGGMSIQRIAEARADRKYPNLEVLNSYWVGEDGKHKWFEVILVDPHHPVIKSDKNLNWICDPSIRGRATRGKTSAGRKGRGMSTRGKGTEKTRPSIRVHKSRGK, from the coding sequence TTGGTAAAATCTTTTTACGGATACGTACGTGATGCATGGAAAAACCCTGATGAGACCTATGTGAACGAACTCCGCTGGGAGCGCTTACAGGTCTGGAGAAAGCAGGGGTCTGTGACCAGAATTGAAAGGCCCACAAGAATCGACAGAGCACGCTCCCTTGGATACAAAGCCAAGCAAGGCATTGTTGTCGCCAGGGTAAATGTACGCCGCGGAGGGCTTGGTCATGTAAGGCCAAACCGTGGAAGAAGAACCCAGAAGCTGGGAAAGAACAAGGTCTCAGGTGGAATGAGCATCCAGAGGATCGCTGAAGCCCGTGCTGACCGCAAATACCCGAACCTTGAGGTCCTTAACTCCTACTGGGTAGGAGAAGACGGAAAGCACAAGTGGTTTGAAGTCATCCTTGTAGACCCTCACCACCCTGTAATAAAGAGCGACAAAAACCTGAACTGGATCTGCGACCCGTCCATCAGGGGCAGAGCCACCAGGGGCAAGACCAGTGCAGGCCGGAAAGGTAGAGGCATGTCCACACGTGGCAAGGGTACTGAAAAGACCAGGCCGAGCATCCGTGTACACAAGAGTCGAGGCAAGTGA
- a CDS encoding PAS domain S-box protein, which translates to MKNDIRNSGIDIIGGVPWGTHFCQFYQTKEDLMDILIPYLKAGLENNELCVWIIPQLTEAEKIKETLKAAASDIDIYLKKGQIEIIPHSVWYFKNKDFDSQRALDSLIERANKSLSNGYNGLRLFENICWLEKENWNDFVNYERRLDSVMARYPIIAMCAYCLDAFKVVNVVDIVASHQFFLAKKGRKWEQIENSGRRNDTECKRIEQALHESEDRYKAVFDNSIDAIFITSPDGTIHAANPAACQMFGMTEEEIIRAGRNGTVDTSDPRLKSMLEERARTGRFKGELNHRRKDGTIFTGEITSSFFKDKNSIVKTVIIIRDVTERKEAEEALQKSEERYRMLFTNMTEGFGLVEVISNKEGKPYDYRYLEVNPAFEFILGIKREQILGKTMLQVFSGISATALKKYCEVALSGQPTHFEIFSHVEDKYLDVYIFSPENGKLALILRDITERKKIEKELQESEKKYRNIIETASEGIWISDSEFRTTYINKRMAEMAGYTQDEMIGRYAWDFTDEENKAIIKQNLEKRRQGVDESYESKFLRKDGSPLCTIVSSKSLFDGNGKFMGSMAMFTDITRRKEAETKLKETLDNLEEKVKKRTAELEKAYNSLKESERSLSEAQKMAHIGNWEWDVVADKAYWSEEMYRIFRRDPQKLAPSYNEYSNYIHPDDRDIFYNVTKKAEIRKPYSIDYRIVLANGEERTVHMQSEAIFDENNNPIRVKGIVQDITERKLAQQKLEESEERYRSFIENFKGIAFQADENFIPVFLHGTVEEITGYSEEEFMSRQSWKEIIHPEDLPRIYEEEEEVRNSPHKAYGEIDFRIVRRDGKIKWVHEIYQKIPGNDRTLDKYQGAIYDITERKKAEEALQKIEKIRIKEIHHRIKNNLQVISSLLDLQAETFSHLETCKTPDVIEAFMESQSRVISMALIHEELYKGDKIDTLNFAAYLRKLTSELFTSYSPRDRDISFKLDLEQVDIGMDTAIPLGIIVNELVSNSFKHAFPAGERGKIQINLRRTDNSAPRSEISAPDKECMQKNGFRHILIVSDNGKGIPEEMDIKNLNSLGLQLVNVLVEQIDGCIELERDHGTKFTIWFRDTGM; encoded by the coding sequence ATGAAAAATGATATCAGAAATTCTGGCATTGATATTATTGGAGGTGTGCCCTGGGGAACACACTTCTGTCAATTTTACCAGACAAAAGAAGACTTAATGGATATACTTATTCCTTATTTAAAAGCAGGGCTGGAAAATAATGAACTTTGCGTATGGATCATACCCCAGCTCACGGAAGCAGAGAAGATAAAAGAGACATTGAAAGCAGCCGCTTCTGATATTGATATTTATCTTAAGAAAGGACAAATTGAAATCATTCCCCATTCTGTCTGGTATTTTAAAAACAAAGATTTCGATTCGCAGAGAGCCTTAGACAGTTTGATTGAAAGAGCAAATAAGTCATTGTCCAATGGTTATAATGGTTTGAGGCTATTTGAGAATATTTGCTGGCTGGAAAAAGAAAACTGGAATGATTTTGTTAATTATGAGAGAAGACTGGACTCTGTCATGGCCAGATACCCGATAATAGCTATGTGTGCTTATTGCCTGGATGCGTTCAAGGTAGTCAACGTTGTTGACATTGTTGCAAGTCATCAATTCTTTCTGGCCAAGAAAGGAAGAAAATGGGAACAAATAGAAAATTCTGGAAGGAGAAATGATACTGAGTGCAAACGAATTGAGCAGGCACTGCATGAGAGTGAAGACCGGTATAAGGCAGTATTCGATAACAGTATAGATGCTATTTTTATCACATCGCCCGATGGAACTATTCATGCAGCCAATCCAGCCGCCTGCCAGATGTTTGGGATGACAGAGGAAGAGATTATTCGGGCTGGAAGAAATGGGACTGTAGATACATCCGATCCAAGGCTCAAGTCTATGCTGGAGGAAAGAGCCAGGACCGGCAGGTTCAAGGGAGAGCTCAATCACAGGCGGAAAGACGGTACGATCTTTACAGGCGAGATAACGAGTTCATTCTTCAAAGATAAGAATAGTATTGTAAAAACTGTCATTATTATCAGAGATGTTACAGAGCGCAAAGAGGCGGAAGAAGCTCTGCAGAAAAGTGAGGAACGTTATCGGATGCTCTTCACAAACATGACCGAAGGTTTCGGTCTTGTAGAAGTCATATCTAACAAAGAAGGTAAACCGTATGACTATCGTTATCTTGAGGTAAACCCGGCTTTTGAGTTCATTTTGGGCATAAAGAGGGAACAGATATTAGGCAAAACTATGCTTCAGGTGTTTTCCGGCATAAGCGCCACAGCACTCAAAAAATACTGCGAAGTTGCACTTTCGGGCCAGCCAACTCATTTTGAGATTTTCAGCCATGTGGAGGATAAATACCTTGATGTTTACATTTTTAGCCCTGAAAATGGGAAATTAGCACTCATCCTTAGAGATATCACAGAACGTAAAAAGATAGAGAAAGAACTGCAAGAGAGCGAGAAGAAATATCGGAATATTATAGAAACAGCCAGCGAAGGTATATGGATAAGTGATTCCGAATTCAGGACGACTTATATTAATAAAAGAATGGCTGAGATGGCAGGATATACTCAGGATGAAATGATTGGCAGATATGCATGGGACTTTACCGATGAAGAAAATAAGGCAATCATCAAACAAAATCTGGAAAAGAGACGACAGGGTGTCGATGAGAGCTATGAGTCCAAATTCCTGCGTAAAGATGGTTCACCCCTATGTACAATTGTAAGTTCTAAATCCCTTTTTGATGGCAATGGCAAATTTATGGGCTCTATGGCTATGTTCACCGACATTACCAGGCGGAAAGAAGCAGAAACTAAACTGAAAGAAACTCTAGACAATTTAGAAGAAAAAGTCAAAAAGCGTACAGCAGAGCTTGAGAAAGCTTACAATTCATTGAAAGAAAGTGAAAGAAGTCTTTCTGAAGCTCAAAAAATGGCTCACATTGGGAACTGGGAGTGGGATGTTGTAGCTGATAAAGCATACTGGTCTGAAGAGATGTATCGTATTTTCAGACGCGATCCTCAAAAACTAGCACCATCTTACAATGAATATTCGAATTATATACATCCAGATGACCGAGACATCTTCTACAATGTCACCAAGAAAGCTGAAATAAGGAAACCTTACAGCATTGATTACAGAATTGTCTTGGCTAATGGGGAAGAACGTACAGTCCATATGCAATCCGAGGCTATTTTCGATGAGAATAATAACCCTATTAGAGTAAAGGGAATAGTTCAGGATATTACTGAAAGAAAGCTTGCCCAGCAGAAACTAGAAGAGAGTGAAGAAAGATACCGCTCATTCATAGAAAACTTCAAGGGAATCGCTTTTCAGGCAGATGAGAACTTCATTCCTGTATTCCTGCACGGGACCGTTGAAGAAATTACAGGATATAGCGAAGAAGAATTCATGTCCAGGCAGTCTTGGAAGGAGATCATTCATCCCGAAGATCTGCCCCGTATTTATGAAGAAGAGGAAGAAGTTAGGAATTCTCCACATAAAGCCTATGGAGAAATTGATTTCCGTATAGTTCGCAGAGATGGTAAAATTAAATGGGTGCACGAAATCTACCAGAAGATTCCTGGAAATGACAGAACTCTGGATAAGTACCAGGGTGCGATATATGATATTACCGAGCGAAAAAAGGCCGAAGAAGCCCTTCAAAAAATAGAAAAAATCCGGATTAAAGAAATTCACCACAGGATTAAAAATAATTTGCAGGTGATCTCATCCTTACTTGACCTTCAGGCAGAAACCTTCTCTCACCTTGAAACTTGCAAGACTCCTGATGTTATCGAGGCTTTTATGGAAAGCCAGAGCCGGGTAATTTCTATGGCTCTCATTCACGAAGAGTTATATAAAGGAGATAAAATCGATACTCTTAACTTTGCGGCTTACCTGAGGAAACTGACTTCAGAGCTTTTCACTTCATATAGTCCCAGAGACAGGGATATCAGTTTCAAGCTTGACCTTGAACAGGTGGATATTGGCATGGATACCGCAATACCACTTGGAATTATTGTAAACGAACTGGTTTCAAACTCTTTTAAACATGCTTTTCCTGCTGGAGAGAGAGGAAAAATCCAGATAAACCTTCGAAGAACTGATAACTCTGCTCCCAGGAGTGAGATTTCAGCTCCAGATAAGGAATGTATGCAAAAAAACGGTTTCCGGCATATACTCATAGTATCGGATAACGGGAAAGGAATTCCCGAAGAAATGGATATTAAGAATTTGAACTCTCTTGGACTCCAGCTTGTAAATGTTCTTGTTGAACAGATAGACGGCTGTATAGAGCTTGAAAGAGATCATGGGACAAAATTTACGATATGGTTTCGCGATACTGGAATGTGA